In Sebaldella sp. S0638, the genomic stretch TTATCTTCTTTATATTTCTGCCTGAATCCCCTGTTATTTTCAAAAAGTTTCGAAAAAATCCCGGTGCTGCATAAAAACCGCATTTAGGATCTTCTGCATATTTGACAGTTTCCACCTCATCTCTTGTAAGCCAGTCATATTCTGTCTTATTAGGCTTAAAATGGTTATTATATGACTTAAACACTCTGTTCAAAAGTGACTTTCTTTTTTTTACGAATATTCCTTCAATCCCTGTCCATATCTTTCCAAAAAATATAGAAATGCCATTTATATGCGGATGTCCTGAAAGTATAAATCTTTCTGTTTCAGGATATTCCTCGGCATATTTCAGTGCAAGAACAGAACCAAAGCTATGTCCGAATATCAAAGGCTCTTCTTTAATTATATTTTCTATAAAAAACTTCATATCTTCCAAAATAGTATATGCAGTTTCACCTTTTTCAAAATATATTGGCTTCTTATCTTCCGAAAAATCTCCATGCCCTCTTAAATCAAATATATATACATTATATCCGTTATTGGCAAGAAACTCTGAGAATTCACCGTATCTTTCTTTTGTTTCCATCATACCGTGTATCAATAACACATTCTTTTTTATTTCTGTTCTCTTTGATTCAAAAAATAAATATGAAATTTCTTTATCGTCAAAAGACTTAAACTGTGATTTTAACATAATGCCTCCATTCATTTTATCTGTTTTATCTTTTCTTTTCCTGTATTCTTCTGGCTATATTTACTTTTATTCCCGTAGGGATAAATACTCCCGCTGTTACTGCAAATCTATTAAAAAATCCCGGTATTATCACTGCCCTGTTTTTCATAAGCCCCTTATAGCCGACATATGCCACTTTCTCAGCAGTAACCGGTTTTAATCTGCTGAAAAGCTTTGATTTGGTAAGTTCCGAACTTTTTTCAAATTCTGTTTTCACAGGCCCGGGACACAAAGCTGATACACTTACACCTGTTTTTCTCGTTTCATTTCTTACTGCTTCTGTAAATGACAGCACAAATGCC encodes the following:
- a CDS encoding alpha/beta fold hydrolase; translated protein: MLKSQFKSFDDKEISYLFFESKRTEIKKNVLLIHGMMETKERYGEFSEFLANNGYNVYIFDLRGHGDFSEDKKPIYFEKGETAYTILEDMKFFIENIIKEEPLIFGHSFGSVLALKYAEEYPETERFILSGHPHINGISIFFGKIWTGIEGIFVKKRKSLLNRVFKSYNNHFKPNKTEYDWLTRDEVETVKYAEDPKCGFYAAPGFFRNFLKITGDSGRNIKKINKNAKLLMIYGTEDMAAGRGKSVSKLKKKLKSIDRKINILENKNGRHESLNEINKYEIYDSILEWLNRQYEKKA